Proteins co-encoded in one Candidatus Hydrogenedentota bacterium genomic window:
- a CDS encoding respiratory nitrate reductase subunit gamma, producing MVTNFFYVGLPYMALFSLVAVSIARLRVNRFSYSSLSSQFLESKQLFWGSMPWHIGILIVFLGHLLPFLFP from the coding sequence ATGGTAACTAATTTCTTCTATGTCGGACTGCCGTACATGGCATTGTTTTCGCTTGTCGCAGTCTCCATCGCCAGGCTGAGAGTGAACCGATTCAGCTATTCGTCGCTATCGTCGCAGTTCCTGGAGAGCAAGCAACTGTTCTGGGGATCGATGCCCTGGCACATCGGCATTCTGATTGTCTTTCTTGGTCACCTGCTTCCCTTTCTCTTCCCGT
- the narJ gene encoding nitrate reductase molybdenum cofactor assembly chaperone has translation MLTTVSTVPALAALGALLEYPDNRFQSRFDEAVALSREVSADAVEALNSLGSEVANLSTEQAQEMYTRSFDLAPVCVPYVSVHIFGAESFKRAELMTGLKAAYERVGFTCGSELPDHVALILRSAPHLDAEEWTDLKTHVLQPALEKMAPALEAARSPWRHVVRAAQHVVSLGDENDGN, from the coding sequence ATGCTTACCACCGTATCGACAGTTCCGGCGCTGGCCGCCCTGGGCGCCTTGCTTGAATATCCGGACAATAGATTTCAGTCGCGATTCGATGAGGCCGTTGCACTGTCGCGAGAAGTGAGTGCGGATGCAGTGGAGGCGCTGAATTCGCTAGGTTCCGAGGTGGCAAACCTCTCCACTGAGCAGGCTCAAGAGATGTATACACGCTCCTTCGACCTTGCGCCGGTCTGCGTGCCCTACGTGAGCGTGCACATCTTTGGCGCCGAGAGCTTCAAACGCGCGGAATTGATGACGGGGCTCAAGGCGGCCTATGAACGCGTTGGCTTCACATGTGGTTCGGAACTACCAGACCACGTAGCGCTGATTCTGCGGAGCGCACCCCACCTTGATGCCGAAGAGTGGACGGATCTGAAGACGCACGTGCTTCAGCCTGCCTTGGAAAAGATGGCGCCGGCGCTTGAAGCGGCGCGCAGTCCATGGCGGCATGTCGTGCGAGCGGCTCAGCATGTAGTGAGTTTAGGGGATGAGAACGATGGTAACTAA